One window from the genome of Drosophila albomicans strain 15112-1751.03 chromosome 2L, ASM965048v2, whole genome shotgun sequence encodes:
- the LOC117564907 gene encoding TATA-box-binding protein isoform X2, with translation MENLENSLHLDCDAEEKKKETSADVIGLCDILKDILSEEREEKIGKFIEIEDEPESKTDTPWYDEEDLNLDQMYKVKDVKQIELDVKHMGLDIPRKEIIGDYVKIDKTATKDINIATNIELARCERLFASLEITEMQKNLKLNPVESANNQPELEFTCHKDDEPETPIIPDFEIDYDNIYEDMAKASEIEKQLQLLYRPFTCAVDVNCRFSLFELAILLDNTRYDPANHPALMMRLRNPSAEIKIYSGGKITSMALTAESARNALLKVIQMIEELDYKPDITNFSKNIVHASFCLPFKIDLELLSEMHSEQVSGNREVRPFVTYKIEATAMRFAVFPNGYVLLLHSRQHSETRAAIAAFLPILAQFKNGYLTPTEKYGSLCGDVTFKLLWEHKLEEDKEGILLYS, from the exons ATGGAAAATCTAGAGAATAG TTTGCATCTTGATTGTGATGctgaagagaagaagaaggagactTCTGCGGATGTGATTGGATTATGTGATATCTTAAAGGATATTCTTAGCGAggagagagaagaaaagaTTGGCAAGTTCATTGAGATCGAAGATGAGCCAGAATCAAAGACTGACACTCCTTGGTACGATGAAGAGGATTTGAATCTGGATCAAATGTATAAAGTAAAAGATGTAAAGCAAATCGAATTGGATGTCAAGCATATGGGATTGGACATTCCTAGAAAGGAAATCATTGGAGACTATGTCAAAATTGATAAAACTGCGACCAAAGATATCAACATTGCCACAAATATTGAACTGGCAAGGTGCGAGAGACTTTTTGCTTCTCTAGAGATAACTGAAATGCAAAAGAATCTCAAGTTGAATCCAGTTGAAAGTGCAAATAATCAACCTGAATTGGAGTTTACATGCCACAAAGATGATGAACCAGAGACGCCCATAATTCCCGATTTTGAAATCGATTACGATAACATTTACGAGGACATGGCCAAGGCAAGTGAGATCGAgaagcaactgcagctgctctATAGACCCTTCACCTGTGCCGTCGATGTCAACTGTCGCTTTAGCCTCTTCGAGTTGGCCATTCTATTGGACAACACTCGCTACGATCCGGCCAATCATCCGGCATTAATGATGCGTCTTCGCAATCCCAGCGCTGAGATAAAAATCTATTCGGGTGGCAAGATAACATCGATGGCTCTGACAGCCGAATCGGCAAGAAATGCGCTGTTGAAGGTGATCCAAATGATCGAGGAATTGGACTACAAACCGGACATTACGAACTTCAGCAAGAATATTGTGCATGCCTCGTTCTGTTTGCCCTTCAAGATTGATCTCGAGTTGCTCAGCGAAATGCACAGCGAACAGGTTTCGGGAAATCGCGAAGTGCGTCCGTTTGTTACGTACAAAATTGAGGCAACTGCCATGAGATTCGCCGTCTTCCCCAATGGCTATGTTCTGCTGCTCCACTCGAGGCAGCACAGCGAGACACGGGCTGCGATTGCTGCTTTTCTGCCCATCCTGGCGCAGTTCAAGAATGGTTATCTAACGCCCACCGAGAAGTACGGCTCATTGTGTGGCGATGTCACCTTTAAGCTGCTGTGGGAGCACAAGCTGGAGGAAGACAAGGAGGGCATTCTCTTGTATTCTTAA
- the LOC117564907 gene encoding TATA-box-binding protein isoform X1, translated as MENLENRFVDLHLDCDAEEKKKETSADVIGLCDILKDILSEEREEKIGKFIEIEDEPESKTDTPWYDEEDLNLDQMYKVKDVKQIELDVKHMGLDIPRKEIIGDYVKIDKTATKDINIATNIELARCERLFASLEITEMQKNLKLNPVESANNQPELEFTCHKDDEPETPIIPDFEIDYDNIYEDMAKASEIEKQLQLLYRPFTCAVDVNCRFSLFELAILLDNTRYDPANHPALMMRLRNPSAEIKIYSGGKITSMALTAESARNALLKVIQMIEELDYKPDITNFSKNIVHASFCLPFKIDLELLSEMHSEQVSGNREVRPFVTYKIEATAMRFAVFPNGYVLLLHSRQHSETRAAIAAFLPILAQFKNGYLTPTEKYGSLCGDVTFKLLWEHKLEEDKEGILLYS; from the exons ATGGAAAATCTAGAGAATAGGTTTGTTGA TTTGCATCTTGATTGTGATGctgaagagaagaagaaggagactTCTGCGGATGTGATTGGATTATGTGATATCTTAAAGGATATTCTTAGCGAggagagagaagaaaagaTTGGCAAGTTCATTGAGATCGAAGATGAGCCAGAATCAAAGACTGACACTCCTTGGTACGATGAAGAGGATTTGAATCTGGATCAAATGTATAAAGTAAAAGATGTAAAGCAAATCGAATTGGATGTCAAGCATATGGGATTGGACATTCCTAGAAAGGAAATCATTGGAGACTATGTCAAAATTGATAAAACTGCGACCAAAGATATCAACATTGCCACAAATATTGAACTGGCAAGGTGCGAGAGACTTTTTGCTTCTCTAGAGATAACTGAAATGCAAAAGAATCTCAAGTTGAATCCAGTTGAAAGTGCAAATAATCAACCTGAATTGGAGTTTACATGCCACAAAGATGATGAACCAGAGACGCCCATAATTCCCGATTTTGAAATCGATTACGATAACATTTACGAGGACATGGCCAAGGCAAGTGAGATCGAgaagcaactgcagctgctctATAGACCCTTCACCTGTGCCGTCGATGTCAACTGTCGCTTTAGCCTCTTCGAGTTGGCCATTCTATTGGACAACACTCGCTACGATCCGGCCAATCATCCGGCATTAATGATGCGTCTTCGCAATCCCAGCGCTGAGATAAAAATCTATTCGGGTGGCAAGATAACATCGATGGCTCTGACAGCCGAATCGGCAAGAAATGCGCTGTTGAAGGTGATCCAAATGATCGAGGAATTGGACTACAAACCGGACATTACGAACTTCAGCAAGAATATTGTGCATGCCTCGTTCTGTTTGCCCTTCAAGATTGATCTCGAGTTGCTCAGCGAAATGCACAGCGAACAGGTTTCGGGAAATCGCGAAGTGCGTCCGTTTGTTACGTACAAAATTGAGGCAACTGCCATGAGATTCGCCGTCTTCCCCAATGGCTATGTTCTGCTGCTCCACTCGAGGCAGCACAGCGAGACACGGGCTGCGATTGCTGCTTTTCTGCCCATCCTGGCGCAGTTCAAGAATGGTTATCTAACGCCCACCGAGAAGTACGGCTCATTGTGTGGCGATGTCACCTTTAAGCTGCTGTGGGAGCACAAGCTGGAGGAAGACAAGGAGGGCATTCTCTTGTATTCTTAA
- the LOC117564908 gene encoding probable proteasome subunit beta type-2 isoform X2, whose amino-acid sequence MAMETILGVKGADCVMLACDTMQAKSVMFIRDDQSKIHRLSDFAMLAAIGDGGDTLQFTDYISKHLQQYKIVNGYHLSPSSAAHFTRKNLADYIRTNTRYQVSMLLAGYDVREGPALHYIDSLGASQAINHAGHGLGSMFCGSIFQRYWKPDLNPKETYDILKMCVTEVQKRLVINLRNFDVFVVDKNGSRQLESINPACLNADALCISVSVTGNT is encoded by the exons ATGGCGATGGAGACGATTTTGGGCGTAAAGGGCGCTGATTGTGTGATGCTGGCTTGCGATACGATGCAAGCCAAGTCTGTTATGTTCATAAGAGACG ATCAGTCGAAAATTCATCGTCTGTCTGACTTTGCAATGCTGGCTGCGATTGGCGACGGCGGCGACACGCTGCAGTTTACCGACTACATTTCGAAGCATTtgcaacaatataaaatagttaatGGCTATCATTTGAGTCCGAGTTCCGCAGCGCATTTTACGCGAAAGAATCTGGCTGATTATATACGCACTAATACCAGATATCAGGTGTCGATGTTGCTGGCCGGTTATGATGTACGCGAAGGACCCGCTCTGCATTACATAGACTCATTGGGCGCCTCACAGGCCATCAATCATGCTGGCCATGGCCTGGGAAGCATGTTCTGTGGTAGCATCTTTCAGCGTTACTGGAAGCCCGATCTCAACCCGAAAGAGACCTACGATATACTGAAAATGTGCGTGACCGAGGTGCAGAAGCGTTTGGTCATCAATTTGCGCAACTTTGATGTGTTTGTTGTCGACAAAAATGGATCACGGCAACTGGAGTCGATTAATCCGGCATGTCTCAATGCCGATGCTTTATGTATCTCCGTCTCAGTTACTGGCAACACataa
- the LOC117564908 gene encoding odorant receptor 23a isoform X1: protein MTSQSVRTIKSVYFPLNWRVWQLLGAVALNDRAYESHQFWFAVVLNLLATVVYPMTLLMAMFSFELPLDNLMNFNISITSVATVVKFLMYTRRMQKLNEFEQVLVELDKRVDHDIEAQHMMHKSMCKELSLITKMYIATFCCVAITTELPCLFIAERTLPFPTWFPLDWKSSLSNYVIALTYQFLSITTQILQNFVDDLFPPLTLCLVARNCELLINRIGLIGYDNQSDERTNEQLLFNCIRDQQQLYRLLDLAMDMISGPMLVQFIVIAIILGTAMCGLVFYVETQQDRFYYIFFIYGLFMQIFPICYYGTLVEDVFERLHYAVFNSNWVEQSIVYRRTAIIFAQRTQKFPKLLAGNVIPIALTTFLGNCKGAYSFFTLIADSRKTPQ from the exons ATGACCAGCCAGAGTGTTAGGACAATCAAGAGTGTCTACTTCCCACTCAATTGGCGGGTGTGGCAACTATTGGGAGCCGTCGCCTTGAATGACAGAGCATACGAAAGCCATCAGTTCTGGTTTGCTGTAGTGCTTAATCTGCTGGCCACCGTTGTGTATCCAATGACACTGCTGATGGCCATGTTCAGCTTTGAGCTGCCACTGGACAATCTGATGAACTTTAACATATCCATCACATCGGTTGCCACTGTGGTCAAGTTTCTGATGTACACCCGACGCATGCAGAAGCTAAACGAATTTGAGCAAGTGCTCGTTGAGCTGGACAAGCGAGTGGACCACGACATCGAGGCGCAACACATGATGCACAAATCCATGTGCAAAGAGCTGAGCTTGATCACGAAAATGTATATTGCCACATTCTGTTGTGTGGCCATCACAACGGAGTTGCcttgtttgtttattgctgAACGGACGCTGCCTTTTCCCACATGGTTTCCGCTGGATTGGAAGAGTTCGTTGAGCAACTATGTGATTGCTTTGACCTATCAATTTCTCTCCATCACAACGCAAATACTGCAGAACTTTGTCGACGATCTCTTTCCGCCGTTGACACTCTGTCTCGTCGCAAGGAATTGTGAGCTGCTCATCAATCGCATTGGCCTCATTGGCTACGATAATCAAAGTGATGAACGAACCAACGAACAGCTTCTTTTCAACTGCATACGAGATCAACAGCAATTATATAG ACTTCTTGATCTGGCCATGGACATGATTTCGGGGCCCATGCTGGTGCAGTTCATAGTAATTGCCATCATTTTAGGCACAGCGATGTGTGGTCTGGTATTCTACGTGGAAACCCAACAGGATCGTTTCTACTACATATTCTTTATCTATGGCttgtttatgcaaatatttcccATCTGCTACTACGGCACTTTGGTAGAAGATGTTTTCGAACGCTTGCACTACGCGGTCTTCAACAGCAATTGGGTTGAGCAGAGCATCGTTTATCGCCGGACTGCCATCATCTTTGCACAGCGAACTCAGAAATTCCCTAAGCTATTGGCTGGCAATGTTATTCCCATTGCGTTGACCACTTTTCTAGGCAACTGCAAGGGAGCCTATTCGTTCTTTACCTTGATAGCAGACTCAAGGAAAACACCGCAATAA
- the LOC117565159 gene encoding uncharacterized protein LOC117565159 isoform X1, with the protein MEYERSLCLLHSDEEEDNEDHLKRISMSFSIDILDSLKKQNRFHSLNQTAASERHSRTPGGGLFRNSLSLTVPNKFYADSHQYSKQFDKSYKKISNEYRKRNVTAYDTYNYRPTTANYESAYHHNDRYSSNPRWQNVIGNYAYPKPFKFHRSQKNYYDPRYEEQEITYNKPHKHHFQRRESYDDDIFGNARRKVMYKKERAPQNNYFDDNLDYYNWDSARKYRDRPHKSKFPKHNGFGLTAFSDTSRNPHRRKSGRDYEPHNDRNYEYDDSDMEANYQSNYLNRPTLRQYDTSYYNNDQMYNMAVPRKRKSVTLLDQSYEIPYNALKRTGKIERKSIYPEQHTLSTEEIPHKRKYPTPLTDRRFDSEEEMEMEMEPQPEPPKRRESGTDVCWSRCIDNSLPRTYQRSSRNFNTFTRPDHRLERGSCQKCRKSLKEKISGFFKRSKSKSRRGCNSKRRGSQYCLDNSKSLSSFSCIVVQRKTPHCRSTTKKTTKCIPYPTVYRDKSYAQMAVDGESDIVSQPSTCPKVNSKQFETGTSKAYRESSRQCEASQVNVECQNARTYGPKRDVATRTCCRPASMDDLAASRTARRSSCSATRKDPERKASCGASQIKYDEKADSCSATSIERKPQRRKSACTCFLDNDNTDCLRDNCSRSSYSMDGSVRPSASPPKKKSCVALSPNRNASCKQIPGNGETETQMEFGKRRSVSQMKQSTINVCLKISTADGNLVEPPQVIATVEPNQNQLDYNRSSTTLESRLKPNASENNFANVRSSRRHSLQPKPIISTAKKSISQYNVKEKASCLDTRRDEREIRRSISKVEFANTSQSNPKAEFPAAEISYPTESPKMSDPLRPSSLMEELKQELMDTLKNEQKLLCQCPPQSAPISLYPCIPPNSTCPCPAFPVATIPCWTPL; encoded by the exons ATGGAATATGAGCGGAGTTTGTGCCTTTTGCATTCAGATGAGGAGGAGGACAATGAAGATCATTTGAAGAGAATATCAATGTCTTTTAGCATTGACATATTGGATAgtttaaaaaagcaaaatcgaTTCCACAGTTTAAACCAGACAGCTGCCTCAGAGCGTCATT CTCGCACTCCAGGCGGAGGCCTTTTCAGAAATAGCTTGTCTTTGACAGtgccaaacaaattttatgcCGACAGTCATCAATATTCCAAGCAATTCGATAAATCctacaaaaaaatatcaaatgaatatCGCAAAAGGAACGTCACAGCTTACGATACCTATAACTATAGGCCAACAACTGCGAACTACGAGTCAGCTTATCATCATAATGATCGCTACTCTTCAAATCCACGTTGGCAAAACGTTATAGGGAATTACGCTTATCCAAAGCCCTTCAAATTCCACCGTAGCCAAAAGAACTATTACGATCCACGATATGAGGAACAAGAAATAACATATAACAAACCCCATAAACATCATTTTCAGCGCAGAGAGTCGTATGATGACGACATATTTGGCAATGCAAGGCGTAAAGTTAtgtacaaaaaagaaagagcaCCACAAAATAACTATTTCGACGATAACTTAGACTATTATAATTGGGATAGTGCGAGGAAGTATAGAGACAGACCGCACAAATCAAAGTTCCCTAAACACAATGGTTTTGGACTAACTGCATTCAGTGATACTTCACGGAATCCGCATCGACGAAAGTCCGGTAGGGATTATGAACCACACAACGATAGGAATTATGAATACGATGATTCAGACATGGAGGCAAACTACCAAAGTAATTACCTTAATAGGCCAACATTGAGGCAATACGATACCAGCTACTATAATAACGATCAGATGTATAATATGGCGGTACCTAGGAAAAGAAAATCGGTGACTTTGTTGGATCAAAGCTATGAGATACCATACAATGCACTGAAACGGACGGGGAAGATTGAACGCAAGAGCATATATCCAGAGCAACACACGCTGTCAACGGAGGAAATTCCCCACAAGAGAAAATATCCCACGCCACTCACAGATCGTAGATTCGATTCCGAggaggagatggagatggagatggaacCACAACCGGAACCGCCCAAACGCAGAGAGTCGGGCACTGATGTATGCTGGTCTAGATGCATAGACAATAGTTTGCCAAGAACCTACCAAAGATCGTCCCGCAATTTTAATACTTTCACGCGGCCCGATCATAGGCTAGAGCGTGGATCATGTCAGAAATGTCGGAAATCTCTAAAGGAAAAGATATCTGGTTTCTTCAAAAGATCCAAAAGCAAATCTCGTCGAGGATGCAATTCTAAGCGGAGGGGTAGTCAATACTGTTTGGATAATTCCAAATCTCTCAGCAGCTTCTCCTGCATTGTTGTCCAAAGGAAAACACCGCACTGCAGatcaacaacaaagaaaacgaCTAAATGCATACCCTATCCAACGGTTTACAGAGACAAAAGTTACGCTCAAATGGCAGTTGACGGGGAAAGCGATATTGTGTCCCAACCATCTACTTGTCCGAAGGTAAATTCCAAACAGTTTGAAACTGGAACTTCTAAAGCCTACCGTGAATCTTCTAGACAATGCGAAGCATCGCAAGTGAATGTTGAATGCCAAAATGCCAGAACATATGGCCCCAAAAGGGATGTTGCAACGAGAACTTGCTGCAGGCCGGCTTCCATGGATGACCTTGCTGCCTCTAGGACAGCCCGCCGTAGTTCTTGCAGTGCCACAAGAAAGGATCCCGAACGAAAGGCCAGTTGTGGAGCCAGTCAAATTAAGTACGACGAGAAGGCAGACTCTTGTTCCGCAACTTCAATCGAGAGAAAGCCTCAGCGTAGGAAGTCCGCTTGCACTTGTTTCCTAGATAATGATAATACAGATTGTCTAAGGGACAATTGCTCGCGATCTTCCTATTCCATGGATGGCTCAGTTAGACCATCAGCCTCTCCGCCAAAGAAGAAGAGTTGCGTTGCTTTGTCTCCCAATCGCAACGCAAGCTGCAAACAAATCCCTGGCAATGGCGAGACTGAAACACAAATGGAGTTCGGCAAGAGGCGCTCTGTAAGCCAAATGAAGCAGAGCACTATTAATGTTTGTCTGAAGATTAGTACAGCTGATGGTAACTTAGTGGAACCACCTCAGGTTATAGCCACAGTTGAGCCCAATCAAAACCAATTAGATTACAATAGGAGCAGCACTACGTTGGAATCAAGGCTCAAACCAAATGCCAGTGAAAATAACTTTGCAAATGTACGATCTTCTCGTCGTCATAGTCTGCAACCCAAGCCTATAATATCAACAGCTAAGAAAAGTATTTCGCAGTACAATGTGAAAGAAAAAGCATCTTGTCTGGACACACGCAGAGATGAGCGTGAGATACGTAGATCAATTTCCAAGGTGGAATTTGCCAACACCTCGCAGTCCAATCCCAAAGCAGAATTCCCTGCTGCAGAGATCTCTTATCCGACAGAAAGCCCGAAGATGAGCGACCCTTTACGACCATCTTCTTTAATGGAGGAACTGAAGCAGGAACTGATGGACACGCTAAAAAACGAACAGAAGTTGCTATGCCAATGCCCCCCTCAGTCGGCACCTATCTCACTATATCCATGTATTCCACCAAATAGCACTTGCCCTTGCCCCGCATTCCCAGTCGCAACAATTCCATGTTGGACACCGCTCTAA
- the LOC117565159 gene encoding uncharacterized protein LOC117565159 isoform X2, with protein MEYERSLCLLHSDEEEDNEDHLKRISMSFSIDILDSLKKQNRFHSLNQTAASERHSRTPGGGLFRNSLSLTVPNKFYADSHQYSKQFDKSYKKISNEYRKRNVTAYDTYNYRPTTANYESAYHHNDRYSSNPRWQNVIGNYAYPKPFKFHRSQKNYYDPRYEEQEITYNKPHKHHFQRRESYDDDIFGNARRKVMYKKERAPQNNYFDDNLDYYNWDSARKYRDRPHKSKFPKHNGFGLTAFSDTSRNPHRRKSGRDYEPHNDRNYEYDDSDMEANYQSNYLNRPTLRQYDTSYYNNDQMYNMAVPRKRKSVTLLDQSYEIPYNALKRTGKIERKSIYPEQHTLSTEEIPHKRKYPTPLTDRRFDSEEEMEMEMEPQPEPPKRRESGTDVCWSRCIDNSLPRTYQRSSRNFNTFTRPDHRLERGSCQKCRKSLKEKISGFFKRSKSKSRRGCNSKRRGSQYCLDNSKSLSSFSCIVVQRKTPHCRSTTKKTTKCIPYPTVYRDKSYAQMAVDGESDIVSQPSTCPKTMRSIASEC; from the exons ATGGAATATGAGCGGAGTTTGTGCCTTTTGCATTCAGATGAGGAGGAGGACAATGAAGATCATTTGAAGAGAATATCAATGTCTTTTAGCATTGACATATTGGATAgtttaaaaaagcaaaatcgaTTCCACAGTTTAAACCAGACAGCTGCCTCAGAGCGTCATT CTCGCACTCCAGGCGGAGGCCTTTTCAGAAATAGCTTGTCTTTGACAGtgccaaacaaattttatgcCGACAGTCATCAATATTCCAAGCAATTCGATAAATCctacaaaaaaatatcaaatgaatatCGCAAAAGGAACGTCACAGCTTACGATACCTATAACTATAGGCCAACAACTGCGAACTACGAGTCAGCTTATCATCATAATGATCGCTACTCTTCAAATCCACGTTGGCAAAACGTTATAGGGAATTACGCTTATCCAAAGCCCTTCAAATTCCACCGTAGCCAAAAGAACTATTACGATCCACGATATGAGGAACAAGAAATAACATATAACAAACCCCATAAACATCATTTTCAGCGCAGAGAGTCGTATGATGACGACATATTTGGCAATGCAAGGCGTAAAGTTAtgtacaaaaaagaaagagcaCCACAAAATAACTATTTCGACGATAACTTAGACTATTATAATTGGGATAGTGCGAGGAAGTATAGAGACAGACCGCACAAATCAAAGTTCCCTAAACACAATGGTTTTGGACTAACTGCATTCAGTGATACTTCACGGAATCCGCATCGACGAAAGTCCGGTAGGGATTATGAACCACACAACGATAGGAATTATGAATACGATGATTCAGACATGGAGGCAAACTACCAAAGTAATTACCTTAATAGGCCAACATTGAGGCAATACGATACCAGCTACTATAATAACGATCAGATGTATAATATGGCGGTACCTAGGAAAAGAAAATCGGTGACTTTGTTGGATCAAAGCTATGAGATACCATACAATGCACTGAAACGGACGGGGAAGATTGAACGCAAGAGCATATATCCAGAGCAACACACGCTGTCAACGGAGGAAATTCCCCACAAGAGAAAATATCCCACGCCACTCACAGATCGTAGATTCGATTCCGAggaggagatggagatggagatggaacCACAACCGGAACCGCCCAAACGCAGAGAGTCGGGCACTGATGTATGCTGGTCTAGATGCATAGACAATAGTTTGCCAAGAACCTACCAAAGATCGTCCCGCAATTTTAATACTTTCACGCGGCCCGATCATAGGCTAGAGCGTGGATCATGTCAGAAATGTCGGAAATCTCTAAAGGAAAAGATATCTGGTTTCTTCAAAAGATCCAAAAGCAAATCTCGTCGAGGATGCAATTCTAAGCGGAGGGGTAGTCAATACTGTTTGGATAATTCCAAATCTCTCAGCAGCTTCTCCTGCATTGTTGTCCAAAGGAAAACACCGCACTGCAGatcaacaacaaagaaaacgaCTAAATGCATACCCTATCCAACGGTTTACAGAGACAAAAGTTACGCTCAAATGGCAGTTGACGGGGAAAGCGATATTGTGTCCCAACCATCTACTTGTCCGAAG ACAATGCGAAGCATCGCAAGTGAATGTTGA
- the LOC117565160 gene encoding casein kinase I has product MYRAYKVYKACSNMQMMQKYRIVEKIGSGSFGDIFKVVRKDNGQQFALKFESKDVGYQQLHLEYEVYSFLSPGLGIARVYEFGWAANGKVMAMELLGPSLEDLFGYCSCRFSLKTVLMLAMQMIDRLEYVHRKGYVHRDIKPDNFAMSAQRDKNLLYLIDFGLANRYMDVAKREHIPFGWKKDQITGTLRYASLNAQQGFEVSRRDDMISLGYVWMYFLRGSLPWQGMIGPRRQRLERIVELKRSLKIDEFCKGFPDVFANYLINCQSLAYDEEPNYLSIRCSFSDLFTSLKYINDGVFDWSKDKTSSEEDDKENQKAQNNAN; this is encoded by the coding sequence ATGTATCGAGCTTACAAAGTATATAAGGCGTGCAGCAACATGCAAATGATGCAGAAATATCGCATAGTCGAGAAAATTGGCAGCGGGTCCTTTGGGGACATCTTTAAGGTCGTGCGCAAGGATAATGGACAGCagtttgctttaaaattcGAATCAAAGGATGTCGGATATCAGCAACTGCATTTGGAGTATGAAGTTTATAGTTTCTTGTCGCCTGGCCTTGGAATAGCTCGTGTCTACGAATTCGGGTGGGCAGCCAACGGTAAAGTGATGGCCATGGAGCTGCTTGGTCCGTCGCTGGAAGATTTGTTCGGGTACTGTTCGTGCCGCTTCTCGCTGAAGACGGTGCTGATGCTGGCCATGCAGATGATCGATCGCCTGGAGTATGTGCACAGGAAGGGTTATGTGCATCGCGACATCAAGCCGGATAACTTTGCGATGAGCGCTCAGAGGGACAAAAATTTGCTTTACCTCATTGACTTTGGTCTGGCCAACCGATACATGGATGTGGCAAAGAGGGAGCATATACCATTCGGGTGGAAGAAGGACCAGATCACGGGCACGTTGCGCTACGCTTCGCTGAATGCTCAGCAGGGATTTGAGGTGTCGCGTCGTGATGACATGATATCCCTGGGCTATGTCTGGATGTATTTTCTGCGAGGCAGTTTGCCCTGGCAAGGTATGATTGGTCCCAGGAGACAGCGTCTGGAGCGGATCGTCGAGTTGAAGCGATCGCTGAAAATAGATGAATTCTGCAAGGGATTTCCTGACGTATTTGCCAACTATTTGATCAATTGCCAGTCGTTGGCCTACGATGAGGAGCCCAACTATTTGAGCATCCGATGCAGCTTCAGCGATTTGTTCACTAGCCTCAAATATATCAACGATGGCGTCTTCGACTGGTCCAAGGACAAGACGAGCAGCGAGGAGGACGACAAGGAGAACCAGAAAGCACAGAACAATGCCAATTGA